The Cryptomeria japonica chromosome 9, Sugi_1.0, whole genome shotgun sequence DNA segment GTGGCGGAAAGCCAGGTGACCTCTACCTGGACCACATTCTCACCTTCACAGCTGTCAAAGACTCATGAACTCGAATTTGCATTAATATGTCAGCACACAAACCCATAATAAACATTGTAATTTACAtgcattttaaataaaatataatgattAGTTCATTTAATAATGCATACTCAGAATATTGAAGAGAAGTCGATGGTCAACACATCAATTTTTATTCTAGTATCTAGTATGTCGATTATGTCCTACCATTAATAATAATAATGTCTAAATAAAATTTGGGGTTGTGACATTGCCCAATGAATAGGCAGTTTTTGTAATGTCCATTTGTAAGCTATCAATATAAGATATACCaatttatatactttccaataaaTGGACATTTTCTGATGTCATTTACAAGCCTTTAATACAAGGTTAActattttttcagaaaaattgaTTGAAGAAGTAATGTACATCGATCAGAAAGATACTGCTGTAAAAGTCACAATTACGATTTAAATCTGACTTAAAACATTATGATGAGCCATGACGACATCGTATAATTTCCTTTGCAATATCCTCATTTCCTGTCCTATTTTATAGATGTAAAGCCAAGTTATTGAGTGAAATGGAAACTTAGATCTCCCTTTTTATAATACTCGGATTTCTGCCAATTTTCAAACTAATGTTACTGGTACGTGGTCTAACATAGATTACCTTGACTTTTAGAGGCAAGCAAGGATTTAAGGTCATTTTTCATGTGTTCTTTTGCAGACTGTTTTCAAGATAAGCTTCGGTCAGATATATCTTAGCAAACCTATGATGACAGAATCTGACGGGGAAACAGCTACTTTATTTCCCAAAGCAGCTCGGTTAAGGAATTTGACCTACTCAGCCCCATTATATGTTGATGTCACTAAACGTGTTTTCAGAAAAGGACTCGACTGTGAAGAGCTAGCAGAAAAACAAGATCTTACGAAAGTTTTTATTGGGAAGGTATAATTTTCTGACCTATAATTTTGTCTTATTGTCAGACATTGgagaatctccttttgaacttttttctttgttgtatggtAATGCTTAGCTGTTCATGTCTCATTTCAGGTGCCGATAATGCTGCGTTCTGCATATTGCACATTATCTCCAACAAATGAAAAGGATCTCCATGAGCTTGGGGAGTGTCCATATGACCAAGGTGGATACTTCATAATAAATGGCAGTGAAAAGGTTCTAATTGCTCAAGAAAAAATGAGCACAAATCATGTCTATGTTTTTAAGAAACGTCAACCGAATAAATTTTCTTATGTTGCTGAGGTGAGGTCTATGGCCGAAGCACAAAACAGGCCACCTAGTAGCATGTTTGTGCGCATGCTTTCAAGAGCAAGTGCCAAAGGGGTGAGTTTGGGTTAGCTTTCAACTATGCATATAGGTCATTGCTCCTCTTTCAAATTCATGATTCGGTTGTTATTGTGAATATGATTTATGAATTGTTGGATAGATAACAGGAATTTGCATATGTTGTAGCATTTCTTTGAATTTGTATGACTGTCTTGGAGAGGAAATGTTATAGTTGGTTGTGTTTCAAAAAAGAATGCATTGAATAATTATGCTAAACATCAAAACTTGTTAAACATTTCCAAGTAATATCTATACACTAGTGGGTAGCTAAAAGAACTTATGTAGTGTTATGTTATTCTATTAGGCAATTTCTTGATAAAGTACTATGAGGGATTATCATGACACTTTGGAATTTAATGACATTTTTGCAACAATCTTACAATGTTTTATTGTATATTTTCTATCCTTATTTTATGTAGTATTTCTTATGTGCTTTTCTTATCAATTTTTATGTCAATCAGGGTTCATCTGGGCAGTTTGTTCGAGCAACATTGCCTTATATtcgttcagacattccaattattattgTTTTTAGAGCCCTTGGGTTTGTTGCTGACAAAGATATTCTAGAGCATATATGCTACGACTTTAGTGATGCTgcaatgatggagttgttgagaCCATCATTGGAGGAGGCATTTGTAATTCAGAACCAGCAGgttgtttttttattatttccGAATGCTTCTTTACTTGTCAATGTCAATATTGTCAATTGTATTCATGCAATCCAGCTTTGCAAATGAAGATAGTTGAAGGTAGTTTGGATCTTTATCTATGATCATGTGTTCTAATGTTATTGGAATGTAACATTCTATTGCAACCAAGCAATAATAAGATTTTAGGTGCATACAGAGGAAATTGCTAGGTACAAACTTTATATCTATTAAAATTTGACAGGTGACTTGTTAAGCCATCAGACTATATTATGACAGGGGACCATTCTATGGATGAATGGTTTGGTATTAAAGACGTAATTTGTATTTACCCAATTAATTCTTATGTTTTTAataggttgccttggattacattGGGAAGCGAGGGTCAACTGTTGGTGTTACTAGAGAAAAGCGTATAAAGTGAGCCTTTTTGAGAATAATCTTTGCAACTAGATGACTATTTGTCTTCAAGAGAACTTATAAATCgagttttttttatatttattgtttcaTTAAATTATTCCTGTAGTTTCATATTCTGTTTGGATTATTATGCCCTCTTGATAAAAAATATCTGACTTATACTCCAACATGAACTTGCTCCTGTACAGCTGACTAACAATTAGATTTTGCAGGTATGCCAAAGACATTCTTCAGAAGGAAATGCTGCCTCATGTTGGTGTAGGAGAGCATAGTGAAACTAAGAAAGCTTATTTTTTTGGGTTGGTAATAACTATTTGCTTAATGTTCTTTACTCTATAATAAACAATCCTATTTAAGCCTGAGGAATCACAGAGAACTGACAGTTCATATATGTTTTTAGATACATCATCCATCGACTTTTATTATGCGCTCTTGGACGTCGACCAGAGGACGACAGAGATCATTATGGGAACAAAAGATTGGACCTAGCTGGGCCTCTACTTGGAGGGCTTTTTAGAATGGTTTGTTAGATTTACCATTAAAAAAATGCACTCTTGATGAGCTCCCATATGATATACAAATTATTAAGAACTGCTTTGTTGTTTGATCCTTAGGAATgtcttattattttttttgtttttgtttagctTTTCCGAAAGCTGACTAGGGATGTGAGGTCCTACTTGCAAAAGGTTTGTTTTACTTTACCGTATTGTTTCACTCTGCTTCTAAATTGTTTGAAgatattttttcattttatagAAGCTTTCTGATTTATGCCACTTTGAGTAGTGTGTTGATTCTGGGAAAGATGTGAATCTGCAATTTGCAATTAAAGCAAAAACAATTTCTAGTGGCCTAAAATACTCCTTAGCTACTGGAAACTGGGGTCAAGCAAATGCAGCAGGTACAAGGGCTGGAGTGTCACAGGTACTATTGCTGTCGTAACACAAATTTCTATATTAATTTCTGGCCCAATGTAATATTAATCAGTTACTCTTCTTGACTGTTGATAAAGGTTTTGAATCGTCTGACATTTGCATCAACCCTATCACATTTACGAAGGTTGAACTCTCCAATTGGACGTGAAGGTAGAATTATGTACATTAGTTTAACACGTACATTTTTTACTGAAATATACATTGTCCAATCTCATCATATCATCTTGGTAGTTTGGTTGGTAAACTATGCACAGCATAATGTGTTTCTGAATTTTGATTTGATATAAATGTACTTTCTTTGTATAGGTAAGCTGGCAAAACCCAGACAATTACATAATTCACACTGGGGCATGATGTGTCCTGCAGAAACTCCTGAAGGACAGGTGAAAGCAATTTCCAAGTTTTCATTTGAAAATAATTGTGGTTTGGAGATTATGCAGCAAGGATTTCTATTTTAAGATGGTGGTGTTTTCTCATTGTTTATCTGCAGGCTTGTGGGCTAGTGAAAAATTTGGCCTTAATGGTTTACATCACCGTTGGTTCATCTGCTAATCCAATTCTGGAGTTTCTGGAAGAATGGAGCACAGAGAATTTTGAGGTGGATCATCTTATTTTAAATTACTTATTGAATTCTTCTTGATTTTTGGGATCCTCAATTTGTCTAATGACACTTCACAATATTGTTGTCTAAGTAAATGCATTGTAATTTTAGGAAATATCTCCAGCAGCAATTCCAACATCAACAAAAATATTTGTCAATGGTTGTTGGGTTGGAATTCACCGTGATCCTGAGCTTTTAGTGAGGACTCTGAGACAGCTGAGAAGACAGGTCTGtgtttattttatatatatgttaAATGTAAACCAGGTCGTGTATTAGCTTTTTTGAACTtcctattattttatttatatgaaaGTTGATCCAGAATTTTCTCAGTTTGGCATTTTGGACTCAATAGAATACTTGTGAAATTGAAAAGTCAGAAACATACAGAAAATTATCAATAAAGAACATTGTTTTTTTTTCATAGCATGAAGTATAAAAATCAAGGACCTCTAAATAAAACAAATCTGTGTGACGATATATCTGACTCCTACGAAGTGTGAGAATAATTGTTAGAATTGAATAAATGCCCAAGGTATAGTTTTCTGAGAGTTGATTCTTTAATCATTAAGGATTcctaaattatctttttccttaaAAACACCCTTAAGGAGCTCATTTCCATTTACCTGTATTTTCAATTTTGATCTAAATCATGCAACAATTATTTTTGCTGTTCTTATTGAGAATTTCTGACCTTGCCTATGCTCTTTGCTAGTCAATATTCATACTTCAGAGatgttttcagatctaatcatCAACACATTTTAAGGCCAACTTTGGTATTTATGGTTTGTACTAAATACTATTGTAAGTTTTCCAGGTTGATGTCAACCCAGAAGTAGGAGTTGTTAGAGACATTCGCCTAAGGGAATTAAGGCTATATACTGATTATGGCCGCTGCAGTCGACCACTATTTGTTGTGGAGAATCAACGTTTGAAGATAAAGAAAGAACACATCAATAATTTACAGGCGGTGAGTTTAAAAAAAGTCTATTTTTATACCGATATAGAACAAAATGTAGTATATAATTACAAGATGCTTACATCTGTATTATCAATTATTTTTGGACAGAGTCGGGAAGATGGATGGCATGAACTTATTACACAGGGTTGTATTGAGTATGTGGACACAGAAGAAGAGGAGACAACAATGATTTCCATGACTATCAATGTCTGTACTTTTTTCTGTTTTCCATACTTTTTGCCTGGATATTTTAAATCTTTGACAACTGCCTTTTGGTTCACTCAGTTTGAGGACATAACTTATAATTTTGCTGCAGGACCTTGTGAATGCAAGAACTAACCCAGAAGATGCTTATTCCCATACATACACCCACTGTGAAATTCATCCATCATTGATTTTGGGTGTTTGTGCATCAATCATTCCATTCCCTGATCATAATCAGGTTTTGTTCTTTATTAGTTTGTGTTCAATGACATCTTCCAGCTTGTACTTGTTATGGCAAAGTGCTTTTTGCTTGGGTTATTTTTTGGTTATATTCTGAGCTGCATTTGATCCTTTATTGTTTATTGCAGTCTCCTCGTAATACATACCAGTCTGCTATGGGTAAACAAGCAATGGGCATTTATGTTACTAATTACCAGCTACGAATGGTATGCATATGTTTTTCTAGATTAAGGAACGCATATTTGAACAATGCTTCCAACTGTGTTAATATAATCATTCGCCTTTTGCTTGTTTCTCTGCAGGATACTTTAGCATATGTACTATATTATCCACAGAAGCCCCTGGTTACTACTAGGGCCATGGAGCATTTGCACTTCAGGCAGCTGCCAGCTGGAATTGTGAGCCTTTTTAGTTTGTTCGTATTAATAGGTTTTGTTTGCTACagaaatatttgtgatgatcaATCATTTCCAATATGACgttaaaaaaacatttataatcTTTGTATTGTAATTATTTTCTGAACTCTTTTTAAGCTTTTAATCTGTAATGACATTTTTAATGTTACGTGATTTTTTCCAGAATGCAATTGTTGCTATTTCCTGTTATTCTGGGTACAATCAGGAAGATTCTGTTATCATGAATCAATCTTCGATAGATCGTGGATTCTTTCGTTCACTGTTTT contains these protein-coding regions:
- the LOC131060991 gene encoding DNA-directed RNA polymerase II subunit RPB2, whose product is MYAVEDEEYGNNSVSVNEEEDGDGEEEVEQMEVDDGREDITQEDAWVVISSYFDEKGLVRQQLDSFDEFIQNTMQEIVDESADIEIKPESQHNPGRQADFTETVFKISFGQIYLSKPMMTESDGETATLFPKAARLRNLTYSAPLYVDVTKRVFRKGLDCEELAEKQDLTKVFIGKVPIMLRSAYCTLSPTNEKDLHELGECPYDQGGYFIINGSEKVLIAQEKMSTNHVYVFKKRQPNKFSYVAEVRSMAEAQNRPPSSMFVRMLSRASAKGGSSGQFVRATLPYIRSDIPIIIVFRALGFVADKDILEHICYDFSDAAMMELLRPSLEEAFVIQNQQVALDYIGKRGSTVGVTREKRIKYAKDILQKEMLPHVGVGEHSETKKAYFFGYIIHRLLLCALGRRPEDDRDHYGNKRLDLAGPLLGGLFRMLFRKLTRDVRSYLQKCVDSGKDVNLQFAIKAKTISSGLKYSLATGNWGQANAAGTRAGVSQVLNRLTFASTLSHLRRLNSPIGREGKLAKPRQLHNSHWGMMCPAETPEGQACGLVKNLALMVYITVGSSANPILEFLEEWSTENFEEISPAAIPTSTKIFVNGCWVGIHRDPELLVRTLRQLRRQVDVNPEVGVVRDIRLRELRLYTDYGRCSRPLFVVENQRLKIKKEHINNLQASREDGWHELITQGCIEYVDTEEEETTMISMTINDLVNARTNPEDAYSHTYTHCEIHPSLILGVCASIIPFPDHNQSPRNTYQSAMGKQAMGIYVTNYQLRMDTLAYVLYYPQKPLVTTRAMEHLHFRQLPAGINAIVAISCYSGYNQEDSVIMNQSSIDRGFFRSLFFRSYRDEEKRAGTLVKEEFGRPNRENTMGMRHGSYDKLDDDGLAPPGTRVSGEDVIIGKTTPIAQDDSAGQVSKYTKRDQSTSLRHSESGMVDQVLLTTNQDGLRFVKVRMRSVRIPQIGDKFSSRHGQKGTVGMTYTQEDMPWTVEGITPDIIVNPHAIPSRMTIGQLIECIMGKVAAHMGKEGDATPFTDVTVDSISKALHKCGYQMRGFETMYNGHTGRKLSAMIFLGPTYYQRLKHMVDDKIHSRGRGPVQILTRQPAEGRSRDGGLRFGEMERDCMIAHGAAHFLKERLFDQSDAYRIHVCERCGLIAIANLKKNSFDCRGCKNKTDIVQVHIPYACKLLFQELMSMAIAPRMFTKEVKQLKEQKKKAGA